One Vicugna pacos chromosome 12, VicPac4, whole genome shotgun sequence genomic window carries:
- the GALR3 gene encoding galanin receptor type 3 gives MADAQNISLDSAGSIGAVAVPVVFALIFLLGTVGNGLVLAVLLQPGPSAWQEPGSTTDLFILNLAVADLCFILCCVPFQAAIYTLDAWLFGALVCKAVHLLIYLTMYASSFTLAAVSVDRYLAVRHPLRSRALRTPRNARAAVGLVWLLAALFSAPYLSYYGTVRYGALELCVPAWEDARRRALDVATFAAGYLLPVAVVSLAYGRTLRFLWAAVGPASAAAAEARRRATGRAGRAMLAVAALYALCWGPHHALILCFWYGRFAFSPATYACRLASHCLAYANSCLNPLVYALASRHFRARLRRLWPCGRRRPHPCCPSGARRTRRRVRPASCDPAGCPGDARPRGRLSAAGGWGGELGQEPACGGEAGGALLVRGPE, from the exons ATGGCTGATGCCCAGAACATTTCGCTAGACAGCGCAGGGAGTATAGGGGCTGTGGCCGTGCCTGTGGTCTTTGCCCTCATCTTCCTGCTGGGCACGGTGGGCAATGGGCTGGTGCTGGCGGTGCTGCTGCAGCCCGGCCCGAGTGCCTGGCAGGAGCCAGGCAGCACTACGGATCTGTTCATCCTCAACCTGGCAGTGGCTGACCTCTGCTTCATCCTGTGCTGCGTGCCTTTTCAGGCTGCCATCTACACGCTGGACGCCTGGCTTTTTGGGGCCCTCGTTTGTAAGGCTGTGCACCTGCTCATCTACCTCACCATGTATGCCAGCAGCTTTACGCTGGCGGCTGTCTCAGTGGACAG GTACCTGGCCGTGCGGCACCCGCTGCGCTCGCGCGCCCTGCGCACGCCGCGCAACGCCCGCGCCGCCGTGGGCCTGGTCTGGCTGCTGGCGGCGCTCTTCTCGGCGCCCTACCTCAGCTACTACGGCACCGTGCGCTACGGCGCGCTGGAGCTCTGCGTGCCCGCCTGGGAGGACGCGCGCCGCCGCGCCCTCGACGTGGCCACCTTCGCCGCCGGCTACCTGCTGCCGGTGGCCGTGGTGAGCCTGGCCTACGGGCGCACGCTGCGCTTCCTGTGGGCGGCCGTGGGCCCCGCGAGCGCGGCGGCGGCCGAGGCCCGGCGCAGAGCCACGGGCCGCGCGGGGCGCGCCATGCTGGCGGTGGCCGCGCTCTACGCCCTCTGCTGGGGCCCACACCACGCGCTCATCCTCTGCTTCTGGTACGGCCGCTTCGCCTTCAGCCCGGCCACCTACGCGTGCCGCCTGGCCTCGCACTGCCTCGCCTACGCCAACTCCTGCCTCAACCCGCTCGTCTACGCGCTCGCCTCGCGCCACTTCCGCGCGCGCCTCCGCCGCCTGTGGCCCtgcggccgccgccgcccccacccctgctgccccTCAGGCGCCCGCCGCACCCGCCGTCGAGTGCGCCCGGCGTCCTGCGACCCCGCCGGCTGCCCTGGGGACGCCCGGCCTCGCGGGAGGTTGTCGGCGGCCGGCGGCTGGGGCGGAGAGCTGGGTCAGGAGCCTGCCTGCGGCGGAGAGGCTGGAGGCGCCCTGCTTGTCCGAGGACCGGAATAA